A region of Hippoglossus stenolepis isolate QCI-W04-F060 chromosome 7, HSTE1.2, whole genome shotgun sequence DNA encodes the following proteins:
- the LOC118112047 gene encoding LOW QUALITY PROTEIN: protocadherin beta-11-like (The sequence of the model RefSeq protein was modified relative to this genomic sequence to represent the inferred CDS: inserted 1 base in 1 codon): protein MAMQRPLCKWRLYFAPHPVIVIFLLYFFNIVAGQIRYSIPEEMKKGSLIGNVAQDLGLDVKRLRSGRARIVTGENNQYAELKTDKGILVVKEKIDREQLCGDVTPCSFSFEIILENPMELHHITIEVLDVNDHPPVFKTSDIMLEISESANLGARFVLDNAEDADVGQNGLQNYVLTSNDNFVLKQHVNPDGSKYAEMVLQKQLDREEAPNLSLKLIAVDGGNPQRSGTVNIKILVLDANDNAPVFNQSVYKGTVIENATKGTNIVTVNATDADSGSNGYITYSISNVKSNIADLLSIDQISGVLSVSGPIDFEKDKKFELRIDAKDQGGLTDSSKVIIEVSDVNDNAPTISVMSFTSPVSEDSPPGTTIGIINVKDLDSGDNGQVSCRIEQNAPFNIKSNLRNYYTLVTDTVLDRESASEYNITVVATDAGIPPLSTQRTFHLKVSDVNDNAPVFSQSLYSAFIIENNSPGTSVLTVVAKDPDENQNARISYILEDTKIGGSPVSHSVSVNAESGVIHAVRSFDYEQIKELTFVVKAQDGGSPPLSSNVTVKILIQDQNDNPPQVLYPVQTGGSLVAELVPRSADVGYLVTKVVAVDVDSGQNAWLSYKLQKATDRALFEVGSQNGEIRTIRQVTDKDAVKQRLTVIVEDNGQPSRSATVVVNVAVADSFPEVLSEFTDFTHDKEYNDNLXFYLVLALAVVSFLFITCVVVIISVKIYRWRQSRVLYHSNLPVIPYYPPRYSDTLGTGTLQHVYNYEVCRTTDSRKSDCKFGGAGSQNVLIMDPSSTGTMQRIQSEKSILDEPDSPLEVSSV, encoded by the exons ATGGCGATGCAACGACCACTCTGCAAATGGCGTTTGTATTTCGCACCTCATCCGGTAATTGTTATCTTTTTACTTTACTTCTTTAATATCGTAGCTGGTCAGATACGCTACTCGATcccagaggagatgaagaagggCTCTCTTATCGGCAATGTAGCACAGGATCTCGGTTTGGATGTGAAAAGGCTCCGCTCTGGTCGGGCCCGTATCGTGACCGGAGAAAACAACCAGTACGCAGAGCTGAAGACAGACAAAGGGATTCTAGTCGTGAAGGAGAAAATAGACCGAGAGCAGCTTTGTGGAGACGTGACACCGTGTAGTTTCAGCTTTGAAATTATTTTAGAAAACCCTATGGAGCTTCACCACATAACGATTGAAGTGTTGGATGTGAATGACCATCCTCCCGTTTTCAAGACGTCAGATATTATGTTAGAAATAAGCGAGTCCGCTAACCTCGGTGCGCGTTTTGTGCTGGACAACGCAGAGGATGCTGACGTTGGCCAGAATGGCCTGCAAAATTACGTTTTAACCTCAAACGACAATTTCGTCTTAAAGCAGCATGTGAATCCAGACGGGAGCAAATATGCAGAGATGGTGCTGCAGAAGCAGttagacagagaggaggctcCGAATCTGTCTTTGAAGCTTATAGCTGTGGATGGTGGAAATCCACAGAGATCCGGTACCGTAAATATAAAGATTTTAGTTTTAGATGCCAATGACAATGCACCCGTTTTCAATCAGTCTGTGTATAAAGGCACAGTGATAGAAAACGCAACAAAAGGCACGAATATCGTTACTGTCAACGCTACAGACGCAGACAGTGGCTCGAATGGTTACATCACGTATTCAATTTCAAACGTAAAGAGCAATATAGCTGATTTGTTGTCTATAGATCAAATATCTGGTGTGCTGTCTGTTTCAGGTCCGATAGATTTTGAAAAGGATAAAAAATTTGAGCTCAGAATTGATGCAAAGGATCAGGGAGGTTTAACAGATTCAAGTAAAGTGATCATTGAAGTAAGTGATGTGAATGACAACGCCCCGACTATTAGCGTGATGTCATTCACTAGTCCTGTGTCAGAGGACTCTCCTCCTGGAACAACTATTGGCATCATAAATGTAAAAGACCTCGATTCAGGTGATAACGGACAAGTCAGTTGTAGAATAGAACAAAACGCACCTTTTAATATCAAATCTAATTTGAGAAATTATTATACATTAGTGACAGACACTGTGTTAGATCGTGAAAGTGCTTCAGAATATAACATCACTGTTGTTGCGACAGATGCAGGAATTCCTCCTCTCTCAACACAAAGAACTTTTCATTTAAAGGTCTCTGATGTGAACGATAACGCCCCAGTGTTTTCACAAAGTCTTTACAGTGCGTTTATCATAGAGAACAACTCACCTGGTACTTCTGTTCTGACAGTAGTGGCCAAAGATCCAGATGAAAATCAAAACGCCCGAATATCTTATATTCTGGAGGATACTAAGATTGGTGGATCTCCAGTTTCTCATTCTGTGTCAGTTAATGCAGAGAGCGGAGTGATACATGCGGTCCGCTCCTTTGATTATGAGCAAATTAAAGAACTGACTTTTGTCGTCAAAGCTCAGGATGGaggctctcctccactcagtagtaacgtgactgtgaaaatactgatccaggaccagaacGACAACCCCCCTCAGGTTCTGTACCCAGTCCAGACTGGTGGCTCTCTGGTGGCTGAACTGGTGCCTCGTTCAGCAGATGTGGGCTATCTGGTCACTAAAGTGGTGGCTGTTGATGTGGACTCTGGACAGAATGCCTGGCTCTCCTATAAACTGCAGAAAGCCACAGACAGGGCGCTGTTTGAAGTGGGCTCACAGAATGGAGAAATAAGAACTATCCGCCAAGTCACTGATAAAGACGCAGTGAAACAAAGATTGACTGTGATAGTGGAGGACAACGGGCAGCCCTCTCGTTCAGCTACAGTCGTTGTTAACGTGGCGGTGGCGGACAGCTTCCCTGAAGTGCTGTCGGAGTTCACTGACTTTACACACGACAAGGAGTACAACGACAACC ACTTTTACTTAGTGTTGGCTCTGGCtgtagtttccttcctcttcatcacgtgtGTAGTGGTTATTATCTCAGTGAAAATCTACAGGTGGAGACAGTCTCGCGTCCTGTATCACTCCAACCTCCCTGTGATTCCATATTATCCACCACGTTACTCAGACACTTTGGGGACAGGGACTCTCCAACACGTGTACAATTACGAGGTGTGCAGGACGACTGACTCCAGAAAGAGTGACTGTAAGTTCGGCGGAGCTGGTAGTCAGAACGTGCTGATAATGGACCCCAGTTCTACAGGGACGATGCAGCGgatacagagtgaaaagagcatCCTGGATGAACCAGACTCTCCTCTGGAGGTGAGTTCAGTTTAA
- the LOC118112024 gene encoding protocadherin gamma-A10-like: protein MATRSQLHPRNVRWRLFCILQWEVGFLLLLTSMGNRVAGQIRYSIPEEMKTGSVIGSVAQDLGLDLKRLRSGRARIVSGENIQYTELKTDKGILVVNERIDREQLCGDVTPCSFNFEMILENPIELHRVTVEILDINDNAPFFPNKDIQFEMSESATAGAKFPVESAVDPDVGSNALQNYILSPNDYFILKQHANPDGSKYAELVLQRPLDREEHPSLPLKVIAVDGGNPQRSGTVNIHVSVLDANDNAPVFNQSVYRAVVVENAAKGTYITTVNATDADSGSNGEIIFNFSKIKGFAVDIFSIDENTGVISVGGIIDFEKEKKIELRLEARDRGGLTGTSKVIIDVIDVNDNDPVINIMSFSNTVSEDAPLGSTIAVINVKDADSEKNGQIKCTIDKTLPFKIQSSLTNYYNLVADQHFDRETTSEYVITVTATDSGSPPLSSSVTLQLRISDVNDNVPLFEKKSYFAYVTENNSPGMSITTVSAQDLDWSQNARISYFLEDTLISGNPVSNCLSINSETGVLYAVRSFDYEQIKELQLSVKAQDGGSPPLSSNVTVKILIQDQNDNPPQVLYPVQTGGSLVAELVPRSADVGYLVTKVVAVDVDSGQNAWLSYKLQKATDRALFEVGSQNGEIRTIRQVTDKDAVKQRLSVIVEDNGQPSRSATVVVNVAVADSFPEVLSEFTDFTHDKEYNDNLTFYLVLALAVVSFLFITCVVVIISVKIYRWRQSRVLYHSNLPVIPYYPPRYSDTLGTGTLQHVYNYEVCRTTDSRKSDCKFSGAGSQNVLIMDPSSTGTMQRIQSEKSILDEPDSPLEVRPVTY, encoded by the coding sequence ATGGCAACCCGAAGCCAACTGCACCCTAGAAATGTAAGATGGCgtttattttgtatattgcAATGGGAAGTGGGCTTTCTTCTCCTGCTCACTTCTATGGGTAACAGAGTTGCTGGACAGATTCGTTACTCTATCCCAGAGGAGATGAAAACGGGTTCCGTTATTGGCAGTGTCGCACAAGACCTCGGTCTGGATCTGAAAAGGCTCCGTTCTGGCCGTGCCCGCATCGTCAGCGGAGAAAACATCCAGTACACTGAGCTGAAGACAGACAAAGGGATTCTGGTCGTGAATGAGAGAATAGATCGTGAACAGCTTTGTGGAGACGTGACGCCGTGTAGCTTCAATTTCGAAATGATCTTAGAAAACCCCATCGAACTCCATCGTGTCACGGTCGAAATTTTAGACATAAACGACAATGCTCCTTTCTTTCCAAATAAAGACATCCAGTTCGAAATGAGTGAATCTGCTACAGCTGGAGCAAAATTTCCGGTTGAAAGCGCAGTTGACCCTGACGTCGGATCAAACGCATTACAAAATTACATTCTGTCCCCGAATGATTATTTCATTCTGAAACAGCATGCAAATCCAGACGGCAGTAAATACGCTGAATTGGTGCTTCAGAGGCCATTAGACAGAGAGGAACATCCCAGTCTCCCTCTGAAAGTAATCGCTGTAGATGGTGGAAACCCGCAGAGGTCTGGCACGGTGAATATACATGTATCAGTTTTAGATGCAAACGACAATGCCCCTGTATTTAACCAGTCAGTTTACAGGGCTGTCGTCGTGGAAAATGCGGCAAAGGGGACTTACATTACAACTGTTAACGCTACAGATGCTGACAGCGGCTCTAATGGGgaaattattttcaatttttcGAAAATAAAAGGCTTCGCTGTTGATATATTTAGTATTGATGAAAACACAGGGGTCATATCAGTTGGTGGAATTAttgactttgaaaaagaaaaaaaaattgagctCAGGTTAGAGGCAAGGGATCGAGGTGGTTTGACTGGGACCAGTAAAGTTATAATTGATGTCATTGACGTCAACGACAATGACCCGGTTATTAATATCATGTCGTTTTCTAATACTGTATCAGAAGATGCCCCACTTGGTTCAACAATAGCTGTAATCAATGTCAAAGACGCTGACTCAGAGAAAAATGGCCAAATTAAATGTACTATAGACAAAACGCTACCGTTTAAAATCCAGTCTTCATTAACAAACTACTATAATTTAGTAGCAGATCAGCATTTTGACAGAGAGACAACTTCTGAATATGTTATTACAGTAACAGCCACGGATTCGgggtctcctcctctttctagCTCCGTCACATTACAACTTAGAATCTCTGACGTAAACGACAACGTTCCGTTGTTCGAGAAAAAGTCGTATTTTGCCTAcgtcacagagaataattctcCTGGAATGTCCATCACCACAGTCAGTGCGCAGGACTTGGACTGGAGTCAAAACGCTAGAATCTCTTATTTTCTGGAGGACACGCTAATCAGCGGTAATCCAGTTTCTAACTGTTTGTCCATAAACTCTGAAACTGGCGTTTTATATGCGGTGCGTTCGTTTGATTATGAGCAAATTAAAGAACTTCAGCTCAGTGTCAAAGCTCAGGATGGAGGTTCACCTCCACTCAGTAGTAACGtgactgtgaaaatactgatccaggaccagaacGACAACCCCCCTCAGGTTCTGTACCCAGTCCAGACTGGTGGCTCTCTGGTGGCTGAACTGGTGCCTCGTTCAGCAGATGTGGGCTATCTGGTCACTAAAGTGGTGGCTGTTGATGTGGACTCTGGACAGAATGCCTGGCTCTCCTATAAACTGCAGAAAGCCACAGACAGGGCGCTGTTTGAAGTGGGCTCACAGAATGGAGAAATAAGAACTATCCGCCAAGTCACTGATAAAGACgcagtgaaacaaagactgagTGTTATAGTGGAGGACAACGGGCAGCCCTCTCGTTCAGCTACAGTCGTTGTTAACGTGGCGGTGGCGGACAGCTTCCCTGAAGTGCTGTCGGAGTTCACTGACTTTACGCACGACAAGGAGTACAACGACAACCTGACTTTTTACTTAGTGTTGGCTCTGGCtgtagtttccttcctcttcatcacgtgtGTAGTGGTTATTATCTCAGTGAAAATCTACAGATGGAGACAGTCTCGCGTCCTGTATCACTCCAATCTCCCTGTGATTCCATATTATCCACCACGTTACTCAGACACTTTGGGGACAGGGACTCTCCAACACGTGTACAATTACGAGGTGTGCAGGACGACTGACTCCAGAAAGAGTGACTGTAAGTTCAGCGGAGCTGGTAGTCAGAACGTGCTGATAATGGACCCCAGTTCTACAGGGACGATGCAGCGgatacagagtgaaaagagcatCCTGGATGAACCAGACTCTCCTCTGGAGGTGAGGCCTGTAACTTATTGA
- the LOC124852063 gene encoding protocadherin beta-16-like gives MAFGLQRYARCVKWRFGCGRSCQLLFFFFCLNDIVSGHIRYSIPEEMKRGSLIGNVAQDLGLDLKRLRSGRARIITGENNQYTELKADKGILVVNERIDREQLCGDVTPCSFSFEVILENPMELHQITVEITDINDHSPTFKRNSIPFEISESANVGSRFPLTSAEDPDVGVNGLREYFLSENDNFMLKQSSNADGKKYAEMVLQKTLDRETNPRLSLKLIAVDGGTPQRSGTVNIDVTVLDANDNAPVFNQSVYKATVMENAPTGTYVTTVNASDADFGSNSLVTYHFSDLSSGFANLFKIDEKTGVISITGVIDYEKDKKYELRIEGRDQGGLTDSSKVIIEVSDVNDNTPTISVMSFTSPVSEDSPPGTTIGIINVKDLDSSDNGQVSCRIEQNAPFQVKSNLRNYYTLVTDTVLDRESASEYNITVVATDAGIPRLSTKRTFHLKVSDVNDNAPVFSQSLYSAFIIENNSPGISVLTLVAKDPDENQNARISYILEDTKIGGSPVSNYVSVNSESGVIHAVRSFDYEQIKELTFVVKAQDGGSPPLSSNVTVKILIQDQNDNPPQVLYPVQTGGSLVAELVPRSADVGYLVTKVVAVDVDSGQNAWLSYKLQKATDRALFEVGSQNGEIRTIRQVTDKDAVKQRLSVIVEDNGQPSRSATVVVNVAVADSFPEVLSEFTDFTHDKEYNDNLTFYLVLALAVVSFLFITCVVVIISVKIYRWRQSRVLFHSNLPVIPYYPPRYSDTLGTGTLQHVYNYEVCRTTDSRKSDCKFGGAGSQNVLIMDPSSTGTMQRIQSEKSILDEPDSPLEVSRNTRSFMQLLFFQN, from the coding sequence ATGGCATTTGGATTGCAACGCTACGCCCGGTGCGTAAAATGGCGCTTTGGCTGCGGACGGAGCTGTCAGcttctgttcttctttttttgtctcaacGATATTGTCAGTGGTCATATCCGATATTCAATcccagaggagatgaagaggggCTCTCTTATCGGTAATGTAGCACAGGATCTTGGTTTGGATCTGAAAAGGCTTCGCTCTGGTCGGGCCCGTATCATAACTGGAGAAAACAACCAGTACACCGAGCTGAAAGCAGACAAAGGGATTCTTGTCGTGAATGAGAGAATAGACCGGGAGCAGCTTTGTGGAGACGTGACACCGTGTAGTTTCAGCTTTGAGGTAATTCTAGAAAACCCTATGGAGCTACATCAGATTACCGTGGAAATAACAGACATAAATGATCATTCGCCCACGTTTAAAAGAAATAGCATCCCGTTTGAAATCAGTGAATCGGCAAATGTTGGCTCTCGCTTTCCTCTGACGAGTGCAGAAGACCCAGACGTGGGTGTTAATGGACTCAGAGAATACTTTTTGTCCGAGAATGACAATTTTATGTTAAAACAAAGTTCGAATGCAGATGGAAAGAAATACGCGGAGATGGTGCTTCAGAAGACattagacagagagacaaatcCTCGTCTGTCTCTAAAGCTAATAGCTGTTGATGGAGGAACTCCGCAAAGATCTGGCACAGTGAATATAGATGTTACTGTTCTAGATGCAAATGATAATGCACCTGTTTTTAATCAATCTGTGTACAAAGCTACAGTAATGGAAAATGCACCGACTGGTACGTATGTTACAACTGTTAATGCTAGTGACGCAGATTTTGGGTCAAACAGTCTCGTAACGTATCATTTTTCAGACCTCAGCAGTGGTTTTGCTAATTTGTTCAAAATAGATGAAAAAACTGGCGTAATTTCAATAACTGGTGTAATTGATtatgagaaagacaaaaaatacGAGCTCAGAATTGAAGGGAGAGATCAGGGAGGTTTAACGGATTCAAGTAAAGTGATTATTGAAGTAAGTGATGTGAATGACAACACCCCCACTATTAGCGTGATGTCATTCACTAGTCCTGTGTCAGAGGACTCCCCTCCTGGAACAACTATTGGCATCATAAATGTAAAAGACCTTGATTCAAGTGATAACGGACAAGTCAGTTGTAGAATAGAACAAAACGCACCTTTTCAGGTCAAATCTAATTTGAGAAATTATTATACATTAGTGACTGACACTGTGTTAGATCGTGAAAGTGCTTCAGAATATAACATCACTGTTGTTGCGACAGATGCAGGGATTCCTCGTCTCTCAACAAAAAGAACGTTTCATTTAAAGGTCTCTGATGTGAACGATAACGCCCCAGTGTTTTCACAAAGTCTTTACAGTGCGTTTATCATAGAGAACAACTCACCTGGTATTTCTGTTCTGACGCTCGTTGCGAAAGATCCAGATGAAAATCAAAATGCCCGAATATCTTATATTCTCGAGGATACTAAAATTGGTGGATCTCCAGTTTCTAATTATGTTTCTGTTAATTCAGAAAGCGGAGTGATACATGCGGTCAGGTCGTTTGATTATGAGCAAATTAAAGAGCTGACTTTTGTCGTGAAAGCTCAGGATGGaggctctcctccactcagtagtaacgtgactgtgaaaatactgatccaggaccagaacGACAACCCCCCTCAGGTTCTGTACCCAGTCCAGACTGGTGGCTCTCTGGTGGCTGAACTGGTGCCTCGTTCAGCAGATGTGGGCTATCTGGTCACTAAAGTGGTGGCTGTTGATGTGGACTCTGGACAGAATGCCTGGCTCTCCTATAAACTGCAGAAAGCCACAGACAGGGCGCTGTTTGAAGTGGGCTCACAGAATGGAGAAATAAGAACTATCCGCCAAGTCACTGATAAAGACgcagtgaaacaaagactgagTGTTATAGTGGAGGACAACGGGCAGCCCTCTCGTTCAGCTACAGTCGTTGTTAACGTGGCGGTGGCGGACAGCTTCCCGGAAGTGCTGTCGGAGTTCACTGACTTTACGCACGACAAGGAGTACAACGACAACCTGACTTTTTACTTAGTGTTGGCTCTGGCtgtagtttccttcctcttcatcacgtgtGTAGTGGTTATTATCTCAGTGAAAATCTACAGGTGGAGACAGTCTCGCGTCCTGTTTCACTCCAATCTCCCTGTGATTCCATATTATCCACCACGTTACTCAGACACTTTGGGGACAGGGACTCTCCAGCACGTGTACAATTACGAGGTGTGCAGGACGACTGACTCCAGAAAGAGTGACTGTAAGTTCGGCGGAGCTGGTAGTCAGAACGTGCTGATAATGGACCCCAGTTCTACAGGGACGATGCAGCGgatacagagtgaaaagagcatCCTGGATGAACCAGACTCTCCTCTTGAGGTGAGTCGCAATACGCGAAGTTTTatgcagttgttgttttttcagaacTGA
- the LOC124852065 gene encoding protocadherin gamma-A1-like: MAFENSPPSCVKWRLYGRPVMLFLLFLWCFGHIVSGQIRYTIPEEMKKGSVIGNVAQDLGLDVQRLRSGRARIVTGQSLQYTELKTDKGILVVNERIDREQLCGDVTPCSFSFEVILENPMELHRITVEITDINDNSPTFRKDEITFEISELAALGSRFLLASAEDADAGSNGLQKYILSANDIFNLKQHSSPDGRKYAEMILQKPLDRETEPKISLRLIAVDGGTPHRSSTVNIYITVLDANDNPPVFNQSLYRAAVNENALKGTYITTVNASDADSGSNGQVTYRFTNMKEQLADIFHLDSTTGTITLSGQVDYEKDKKYEIMIEAMDQGGLTDSSKVLIEIVDINDNAPVINVMSFSSPVPEDSPLGTTVAIINVIDADSELNGQIICTTDRSLPFKIKSTLTNYYALLTESPFDREVVPEYNITVRAADSGSPSLSTTTILRLKISDVNDNAPSFDQISYIAHVAENNSPGMSIFSVKARDIDWNQNARISYFLEETQISGNPTTSYVSINSETGVIHAVRSFDYEQIKELQLVVKAQDGGSPPLSSNVTVKILIQDQNDNPPQVLYPVQTGGSLVAELVPRSADVGYLVTKVVAVDVDSGQNAWLSYKLQKATDRALFEVGSQNGEIRTIRQVTDKDAVKQRLSVIVEDNGQPSRSATVVVNVAVADSFPEVLSEFTDFTHDKEYNENLTFYLVLALAVVSFLFITCVVVIISVKIYRWRQSRVLYHSNLPVIPYYPPRYSDTLGTGTLQHVYNYEVCRTTDSRKSDCNFGGAGSQNVLIMDPSSTGTMQRIQSEKSILDEPDSPLEVRPLTY; this comes from the coding sequence atGGCGTTTGAAaattctcctccctcctgcgtAAAATGGCGTTTGTATGGCAGGCCAGTAATGCTTTTTCTGCTGTTCCTGTGGTGTTTCGGTCACATCGTATCCGGCCAAATAAGGTATACAATTccagaggagatgaaaaaggGCTCAGTTATTGGTAACGTAGCTCAAGACCTTGGATTAGATGTGCAAAGGCTCCGTTCTGGCCGTGCCCGTATCGTGACCGGACAAAGCCTCCAGTACACCGAGCTGAAGACAGACAAAGGCATCTTAGTCGTGAACGAGAGAATAGACCGAGAGCAGCTTTGTGGAGACGTGACACCGTGCAGCTTCAGCTTTGAGGTCATTTTAGAAAATCCAATGGAGTTGCACCGAATAACAGTGGAAATAACTGACATAAATGACAATTCTCCTACTTTTAGAAAGGATGAAATCACATTTGAAATAAGTGAGTTAGCTGCACTGGGGTCGCGCTTTTTATTAGCCAGTGCGGAGGACGCAGATGCGGGCAGTAACGGTCTGCAGAAATATATTCTATCTGCCAATGACATATTTAATTTGAAGCAACACTCTAGTCCGGATGGTCGAAAATATGCCGAGATGATCTTACAAAAACCATTAGACAGAGAAACCGAGCCAAAAATATCCCTGAGGCTCATCGCTGTTGATGGTGGAACTCCGCATAGATCCagtacagtaaatatatatattacagtgcTCGATGCTAATGATAACCCCCCCGTATTTAACCAGTCACTATACAGGGCTGCTGTTAATGAAAATGCTTTAAAAGGCACCTATATCACTACAGTGAATGCAAGTGATGCAGACAGTGGATCAAACGGTCAGGTTACATATAGATTTACAAATATGAAAGAGCAGCTGGCAGACATATTTCATTTAGACAGCACAACAGGAACCATAACACTTTCAGGGCAAGTGGATTATGAAAAAGATAAGAAATACGAAATTATGATTGAGGCTATGGACCAAGGAGGTTTGACAGATTCAAGCAAGGTGCTAATCGAGATTGTAGACATCAATGATAATGCACCTGTCATAAATGTGATGTCATTCTCCAGCCCGGTGCCGGAGGATTCTCCCTTGGGCACCACAGTTGCAATAATTAATGTGATTGACGCAGACTCAGAACTAAATGGTCAGATTATTTGCACAACAGACAGAAGCCtcccttttaaaataaaatccacattaACTAATTACTATGCATTATTAACGGAGTCACCTTTTGACAGAGAAGTTGTGCCAGAGTACAACATAACTGTTAGGGCTGCCGATTCAGGATCACCATCTTTGTCAACTACAACAATATTACGGTTGAAAATCTCTGACGTGAATGACAACGCCCCGTCATTTGACCAAATTAGCTACATTGCTCACGTGGCAGAAAACAATTCCCCTGGAATGTCCATATTTTCTGTCAAGGCACGAGATATTGATTGGAATCAAAACGCCAGAATTTCGTACTTTCTAGAGGAAACACAGATCAGTGGTAATCCAACCACGTCTTACGTCTCCATCAACAGTGAAACTGGAGTTATTCATGCAGTGCGCTCGTTTGATTATGAACAAATTAAAGAGCTTCAGTTAGTGGTCAAAGCTCAGGATGGaggctctcctccactcagtagcaacgtgactgtgaaaatactgatccaggaccagaacGACAACCCCCCTCAGGTTCTGTACCCAGTCCAGACTGGTGGCTCTCTGGTGGCTGAACTGGTGCCTCGTTCAGCAGATGTGGGCTATCTGGTCACTAAAGTGGTGGCTGTTGATGTGGACTCTGGACAGAATGCCTGGCTCTCCTATAAACTGCAGAAAGCCACAGACAGGGCGCTGTTTGAAGTGGGCTCACAGAATGGAGAAATAAGAACTATCCGTCAAGTCACTGATAAAGACgcagtgaaacaaagactgagTGTTATAGTGGAGGACAACGGGCAACCCTCTCGTTCAGCTACAGTCGTTGTTAACGTGGCGGTGGCGGACAGCTTCCCGGAAGTGCTGTCGGAGTTCACTGACTTTACACACGACAAGGAGTACAACGAAAACCTGACTTTTTACTTAGTGCTGGCTCTGGCtgtagtttccttcctcttcatcacgtgtGTAGTGGTTATTATCTCAGTGAAAATCTACAGATGGAGACAGTCTCGCGTCCTGTATCACTCCAACCTCCCTGTGATTCCATATTATCCACCACGTTACTCAGACACTTTGGGGACAGGGACTCTCCAACACGTGTACAATTACGAGGTGTGCAGGACGACTGACTCCAGAAAGAGTGACTGTAACTTCGGCGGAGCTGGTAGTCAGAACGTGCTGATAATGGACCCCAGTTCTACAGGGACGATGCAGCGgatacagagtgaaaagagcatCCTGGATGAACCAGACTCTCCTCTGGAGGTGAGGCCTTTAACTTATTGA